Genomic segment of Avibacterium volantium:
CACCGCACTTTGCTTATTGCTTAACGCTCGCAATATAAAGTGCGGTTGTTTTTTATGAGAAATTTATTCATGGAACAAGCAAAAGTATTTCCAACCATCGGTATTGTCGCAGGTGAAGTTTCTGGCGATATTCTAGGAGGAGGGCTAATGCGTAGCCTGAAAATCCGTTATCCTAACGCACGTTTTATCGGCATTGCTGGTAAACAAATGTTGGCAGAAGGTTGCGAAACCTTGGTGGATATGGAAGAAATTGCCGTAATGGGCTTAGCAGAAGTGGTGAAACATTTGCCACGCTTGCTGAAAATTCGCCGCCAAGTGATCGACAAAATGTTGCAAGAAAAGCCCGATGTATTTATCGGCATCGATGCGCCCGATTTCAATCTTGACATTGAACTTAAACTTAAAGAACAAGGCATCAAAACCATTCATTACGTCAGCCCATCAGTGTGGGCGTGGCGACAAAATCGCATTCACAAAATTGCACGCGCCACCAACCTTGTTCTCGCATTTTTACCCTTTGAAAAAGTCTTTTACGATCGTTTCAACGTACCTTGTCGTTTTATTGGACACACAATGGCAGACGCCATTCCGTTAAAACCTGATCGCCTTGCCGCTTGCCAAATGCTTAATATTGATCCACAACAACGCTATTTAGCGATGCTGGTTGGCAGCCGTGGCTCAGAAGTGGAATTCCTTGCTGAACCTTTCTTGCAAACCGCCTTATTGCTGAAAGAACAATATCCAGACGTGCAATTCCTCGTTCCCTTAGTGAATGAAAAACGTCGCCAACAATTTGAACGCATTAAAGCAAAAGTTGCCCCTGATTTACCAATGATCTTGCTTGATGGGCAGGCTCGCCAAGCGATGATCGCCGCCCAAGCCACCTTGCTTGCTTCAGGCACGGCAGCATTAGAATGTATGCTATGTAAATCGCCAACGGTCGTGGGCTACAAAATGAAGCCGTTCACTTATTTCCTAGCCAAACGCTTGGTGAAAACCCCTTATATTTCATTACCGAATTTACTGGCGAATGAAATGCTTGTGCCAGAAATGATCCAGCAAGATTGCACCGCAGAAAAATTGGTAGAAAAGCTCGCCCCTTATTTTTCCACAGAAGAAAGTGCGGTGCAAAATCGCCACAATTTGGAGCAACACTTTATTGATCTGCATAAAATGATCCAATGCGATGCGGATAAACAAGCCGCCGAAGCAGTGATTGAATTATTGCAAGAGGAAAAACAATGAGCGAATTTGTCTATCCTGATTATGAACTGATCGCAGGCGTTGATGAAGTGGGACGTGGGCCTTTAGTGGGCGCAGTGCTCACCGCCGCGGTGATTTTAGATCCTAATAATCCCATTGAAGGCTTAACGGACAGTAAAAAACTCTCGCACAAAAAACGCCTAGCCTTAGCCGAAGAAATTAAACAAAAAGCCAAAGCTTGGGCTCTAGGGCGCGCTGAACCTGAAGAAATTGACGAACTCAATATTTTGCACGCCACAATGTTAGCGATGCAACGTGCAGTCAATCAGCTTAAAATCACCCCTCACTTTGTGCTAGTGGACGGCAACCGAATTCCCCCATTGCCAATGCCCGCCCAAGCGGTGGTGAAAGGGGACAGCCTTGTGGCAGAAATCAGCGCCGCCTCCATTCTTGCCAAAGTCGCCCGCGATTTAGAAATGGAAGAGTTGGATAAACGCTATCCCCAATACGCCTTCGCCCAACACAAAGGCTACCCAACAAAATTACATTTAGAAAAACTGGCAGAACACGGCCCCTTACCCCAACACCGCCGAAGTTTTGCCCCAGTAAGAAAATTGATTACAGAATAAAGTGAGGTCGTTTTTCCCAAAAAATTCCACCGCACTTTAAATACAATTTAACGCAAAATAGAATGTGAACTATCGGACAATCAATCCCCTTGTAAATTGCCCGAATGGAAATAAAATTTTTAGAAAAGTAACGCCTGAACGCAGCGAAGCGAGTATGGGCTTACTTTTCGTCAAAAAAATTTTATTGGAACGAGGAAAAGCAATTTAGTAGGGGTTCCCTTTTCTTTGCTTCCTTTCTTTTGGGAACGCAAAAGAAAGGAAGTCGCTCAACGAGCGAAACCCGTTATATCAACAAAGAAAAATGCAATCAGCCAAAAGTAAAAATAAGCAACGACAAAGTGCGGTACTTTTTCAAAAAGTTTTTAAAATCCCACCGCACTTTAAATTTAAAATTAATGTGAAATATCGGGACAATCCCCTTGTAAATTGCCCGAATGGAAATAAAATTTTTAGAAAAGTAACGCCTGAACGCAGCGAAGCGAGTATGGGCTTACTTTTCGTCAAAAAAATTTTATTGGAACGAGGAAAAGCAATTTAGTAGGGGTTCCCTTTTCTTTGCTTCCTTTCTTTTGGGAACGCAAAAGAAAGGAAGTCGCCAACGGCGAAACGCGTTATAGCAACAAAGAAAATCACAATCAGCCAAAAGTAAAAATAAGCAACGACAAAGTGCGGTACTTTTTCAAAAAGTTTTTAAAATCCCACCGCACTTTAAATTAAAAATTAAGCGTGAAATATCGGGACAATCCCCTTGTAAATTTCCCGAATGGAAATAAAATTTTTAAAAAAATCACGCCGAGCGAGTGCGAAGCGAACATCAGGCTGATTTTTCGTAAAGAAAATTTTATTGGAATGAGGAAAAGCAATTTAGTAGGGGTTCTCTTTTCTTTGCTTCCTTTCTTTTGGGAACGCAAAAGAAAGGAAGTCGGCAACGGCGAAACCCGTTATAACTACAAAGAAAAACGCAATCAGCCAAAAGTAAAAATAAGTAATAACAAAGTGCGGTACTTTTTCAAAAAGTTTTTAAAATTCCACCGCACTTTAAATACAATTTAATGCAAAATAGATTGTGAACCATCGGATAATCAATCCCCTTGTAAATTGCCCGAATGGAAATAAAATTTTTAGAAAAGTAACGCCTGAACGCAGCGCAGCGAGTATGGGCTTACTTTTCGTTAAGAAAATTCTGTCGAAATGAGGAAGAGCAATTTGATCGGGGACGCTTTTCTTTGCTTACGTTCCTTTTGGGAACGCAAAAGAAAGGGAGTCGCCAACGGCGAAACCCGTTATAACAACAAAAAAACCACAATTAGCCAAAAGTAAAAATAAGTAATAATAAAGTACGATCATATTTTCAAAATCTTTTAAAAAATCGCACCGCACTTTAAATTTAAAATTAATGTGAAATATCGGGGCAATCCCCTTGTAAATTGCCCGAATGGAAATAAAATTTTTAGAAAAGTAACGCCTGAACGCAGCGAAGCGAGTATGGGCTTACTTTTCGTCAAAAAAATTTTATTGTAATGAGGAAAAGCAATTTAGTAGGGGTTCCCTTTTCTTTGCTTCCTTTCTTTTGGGAACGCAAAAGAAAGGAAGTCGCCAACGGCGAAACCCGTTATAATTACAAAGAAAACCGTAATTAACCAAATAATAAACAAAACGACCAAAACCCTAACCACGGAGACCCAAATGCCCTCAATCACCAATATCCCCCTTGCTAGCGTTGTGATTTTTCTTGCCATCGCTGTACTCTTGTTTATCCACAACAAAATCCGAATGGACGTCATCGCCCTGTTGGTCATGCTTGCTTTTTGTGTGAGTGGGATCTTGAGCGTACAGGAAGTCTTTGCAGGCTTCAGCGATCCGAATATTATTTTGATCGCCTTGCTGTTTATTGTGGGGGAAGCCTTGGTGCGCACTGGCGTAGCCTATCAAGTGAGTGAATGGCTGATGAAAGCGGCGAAAAATAGCGAAACCCGTGTGCTGATTTTAGTGATGTTAGCGGTAGCAGGGTTGGGATCTTTTATGAGTTCCGTGGGGATTGTGGCAATTTTTATCCCTGTGGTATTGGTGATTTGCCGCCAAATGCACATTTCGCCAAGACGCCTGATGATGCCGTTGAGTATGGCTGGGCTAATCAGCGGTATGATGACCTTAATCGCCACTGCACCAAATTTGGTGATTAACGCAGAATTAATCCATCTCACCAAACAGCGTTTTGATTTCTTTTCCTTCACGCCGATTGGTATTGTGATTTTGTTGCTGGGCATTGTGTATATGCTGGTGGCTCGCCGTTGGTTAGGGCAAGCGGAAAATGAACAAAGCGAAGGCGTGAATCGTCATTCCATTCAAGATCTGATTGAAGATTATCAATTGCAAGCACGCACCAAACGTTTTGTAGTGCGAACAGGATCGGATTTTATCGGGCAGCCCTTAGAAGCCTTGCATCTGCGCTCTAATTATGCCTTGAACGTGCTGGCGATTGAGCGTTGGAAGCGTTTTCGTCCAAGATTTCTAGCTGATTCCTTAGGGAAAATCGAAATTCGTGAAAAGGATATTTTGCTGATTGATTGCGCTGATCCTGAGCTAGATATTAATGAATTTTGCCAACAACATCAGCTTGAGCCAACGGAATTGCGTCCTTACCACTTTGAACAACAAGCTAAGTTTATGGGAATGGTGGAAATCACGCCAATTCCTGAAGGGGATTATCTCGGCAAAACAGTGGCAGAAATTGGCTTTCGTTCACGTTTTGGTTTAAATGTGGTGGGCATTAAGCGTAATAATGAGATTTTGACGGGGAGTTTGATTGAACAGCCATTAAAGATTGGTGATTTACTGTTGGTGGTCGGATCGTGGAAATTGATCCAAGCAATGCGTAATAAAACAAAAGCCTTTTTCGTACTCGATTATCCTGCGGAAATTGAACGCGCCGCGCCCGCGCAAAGCCAAGCGCCTTATGCCATTTTATCCATTGTCACGATGGTGGCATTAATGGTAACAGGCGTTGTGCCGAATGTGGTTGCTGCCCTGATCGCCTGTTTAATGTTAGCGAAATTCCGCTGCGTTGATGCGAAAAGCGCTTATGCGTCCATTCATTGGTCGAGCTTAATTTTAATTGTGGGAATGATGCCATTTTCCACCGCACTACAAAAAACAGGCGGGATTAATTTAATCGTAGAATTTATGATTAACACCGTAGGGGGAATGGGTAAACATTGGATTTTAATCAGCTTGTTTACACTGACTGCGGTGATTGGTCTGTTTATTTCTAACACCGCCACTGCGATTTTAATGGCGCCGATAGCTATCACAATGGCGCAGCATTTGCAGCTTTCCCCATTGCCTTTTGCAATGACGGTAGCGATTGCTTCGTCCGCCGCCTTTATGACGCCGATTTCTTCGCCAGTAAACACAATGGTGCTGGGCGCAGGGAATTATAAATTTGGCGATTTCGTCAAAATTGGCGTGCCTTTTACTTTGCTGGTTATGTTGGCAACGGTGTTTCTTGTTCCAGTATTCTTTCCGTTTAAATAAGGAGAAATAATGAGCATTTACGATTTAAAACCGAAGTTTCAAAATTTACTTCGTCCCACGGTGGTGAAGTTAGAACGCAAAGGTGTTACGGCAAACCAAGTTACCCTTGCAGCCTGTGGAATTTCAGTGATTTTAGGCTTATTTTTGACCGCACTTTCTGCGGTGCATTGGCTGTTTATTTTAATCCCTATTTGGCTTTTTGTGCGAATGGCGCTTAATGCCATTGACGGAATGTTAGCGCGAGAATTTCAGCAAAAATCGCGTTTGGGTGGTTATCTTAATGAAATTACCGATGTGGTTTCTGATGCGGCGTTGTATCTGCCTTTTGCTTTTATCGCCCCTTTTGATCCCCTTGTTATCGGGCTGATTATTTGGCTCGCCGCCTTAACGGAGTTTTGTGGCGTGTTAGGGCAAGTGCAAGGGCAAACACGCCGTTATGACGGGCCTTTTGGTAAAAGTGATCGTGCCCTTTTGTTTGGATTCTTTGGGCTACTTTATACCTTTATGCCGATTTTGCCGAGTTGGTTTTATGGACTGGCTTGGTCTGTGGTGTTGATGCTAATTTTGACTTGCGTGAAACGCGTGAAGTCAGGGCTGGCGGAAGGTAAGGCTTTAGATCAGAATGTTGAAAATCAGGCTGATCAAAACCAAGCACAAAATTTAGAAACGCACTCAGAAGCTATAATAATAGAGGAACAAGCAGAAAATTGCACAAAAAACCAAGCAGAAAACCAAAGTGCGGTGGAATTTTCCGCAGAAAATTCCACGCAACAAAAGCCACAGGAGAATGAAAATGCTCGCTAAACTGGTTGATTTTCTTTTATGCCGTTTTACCTCTTTTATTAGCGGTGTTCGTCCTGCGAAAAATATCGCTCTGCTTTCCGCAGATAAGCCAAGACTTTATTACGCTAATCACAACAGCCACGGAGATTTTATTTTATTCTGGGTGTCTTTGCCTTATGAAGTGCGTAAGAAAACCCGTCCTGTGGCAGGTGCGGATTATTGGACGAAAGGCAAAATTCGCCGTTTTCTTGCGGAAAAAGTGTTTAATATGCTGCTGATCGAGCGCGGCGGCAATGATCCTAAAGTCGTAACAGAACAAATTAGCCAAGCGCTACAAGAAAATTCGTTGATTATTTTCCCCGAAGGCACAAGAAAAACCAATGATGATCTTGCCCTCCAGCCCTTTAAAAGTGGTTTATATTATTTAGCCAAAGCCAATCCTAATGTGGATCTCGTGCCAGTTTGGATCAGCAATACCCATAATTTATTGCCGAAAGGTTTTATTCTGCCAATTCCCTTGCTGTGTGATCTATATTTGGGCGAGCCGATTCATTGGCAGCCACAAGAAGATAAAACGCAATTTCTAGCGCGAGCAGAGCAGGCCTTGCTTAATCTTAACCCGAAACATCAAGGAGCATAAAATGGAAATGTGGAATTTATTTTGGGGATTAATTTGCACCTTGTTATTGGCATCAGGCATTGGTTATGCACTGAAATGGAAAGTGGGTTTTTCCACGCCCCATTCGATGATTGATAACCTAAACGCACGCATTAATGCGTGGTGGGTGATGATTTTAATTATCTTCGCCGCCGCGTATCTCGGCTTCTATGGCGTATTAGGTTTATTTTTTATCGTTTCTTTTATGGCGTTACGGGAATTTTTATCGCTGATTGAAATTCGCCGTGGCGATCATCTCGCTTTAGTGGCCTGCTTTTATTTCATTTTGCCTTTGCAATATTATTTTGTCGCGGTGGATTGGTTTAGTATGTTCAGCATTTTTATTCCTGTTTATGCGTTCTTATTTTTACCGATTTTATCCGCATTGCTAGGCGACACGGCACATTTTTTAGATCGTTCAAGCAAAGTGCAATGGGCGGTGATGATTTCCGTGTTCTGTATTTCGCATATTCCTGCTATTCTCACCCTAAATATTGCAGGATTTGAAGGTAAAAGCTTATTATTAATGATCTTTTTGATCCTGATTGTGCAGGCAAGTGATGTGTTGCAATATGTATGGGGAAAATTATTCGGTAAACATAAAATTGCGCCAACCTTATCTCCGTCCAAAACCGTAGAGGGTTTTGTCGGTGGCGTACTAAGCGCTTCAGCATTGGGCGGATTGCTTTCTTGGCTAACGCCATTTAGCGCCGTGCAAGCTACCTTAATTAGCTTGGTTATTTGTTTAATGGGCTTTTTAGGTGGGCTGGTGATGTCAGCAATGAAACGCAGTATGGGCGTGAAAGATTGGGGCAATATGATAAGTGGACACGGTGGAATGTTAGATCGTATGGATAGCCTATGCTTTGCCGCACCGATTTTCTTCCATATTGTGAGATATTATTGGATTTAATAAAAAACAGAGGAAAAAATGACCGCACTTTTAAAAATTGGTTTAGTTTCAGTGTCTGATCGCGCATCGCAAGGCGTGTATCAAGATCAAGGTATCCCTGAATTACAAAAATGGCTCGAGCAAGCCTTAATTGATTCTTTTGAAGTGGAAACCCGCTTAATTCCTGATGAACAGCCGATTATTGAGCAGACCCTATGCGAGCTGGTGGACGTGCATCATTGCCACTTGGTGCTAACCACAGGCGGAACAGGGCCAGCCAAGCGTGATGTTACACCAGATGCCACCCTTGCTGTGGCAGATCGCGAAATGCCGGGCTTCGGCGAGCAAATGCGTCAAGTGAGTTTGCATTTTGTGCCAACGGCGATTTTATCGCGTCAAGTGGGCGTGATTCGTAAAAATAGCTTAATTTTAAATTTACCGGGCCAGCCGAAAGCCATTAAAGAGACCTTAGAGGGCGTGAAAGATGAGCAAGGCAATGTGCTCGTTAAGGGAATTTTTTCTGCCGTGCCTTATTGTTTACAGCTGATCGACGGCATTTATATTGATACCAAACCTGAAGTTATCGCTAGCTTTAGACCAAAATCTGCCAGACGTGAAAGTTAATTCCAGTGAGAAAATCAAAATGAAAAAAATTGAAGCAATTATTAAACCGTTTAAACTTGATGATGTGCGTGAAACCTTGTCTGATATTGGGATCACAGGAATGACCGTAACTGAAGTGCGCGGTTTTGGACGCCAAAAAGGGCATACAGAGCTTTATCGTGGCGCGGAATATATGGTGGATTTTCTGCCAAAAGTCAAAATGGAAATTGTGATCCCTGATGAGCTGGTGGAGCAATGCATTCAAGCCATTATGGAAACCGCACAAACCGGTAAAATTGGCGATGGCAAAATTTTTGTCTATGATGTCGAACGTGTGATCCGTATCCGCACAGGCGAAGAAAACGAGGAAGCGGTGTAATGGATAAGCGTTTGCCGATCAGCCAGTTATTAATGGCGTTGTCTGCCTTAGTGGTAATTCTGGCTGGTGTGAAATTGGCAGGGGAAATTGTCGTGCCATTTTTACTTTCCCTGTTTATCGCCATTATTTGCTCTCCTGTGGTGAAGTTTATGACACAGCGTAAAGTTCCCCATTGGCTCGCACTTACCTTGCTATTTTTGATGATCTTGACGGTGTTTTTCTTTCTCGCCAGCCTTATTAATAGCACAGCACGGGAATTTACCCAGTCGATCCCGCAATATCGCCTATTGCTTTCGCAACGCTTAAACGAGCTTGCCACGATTACGCAGAGCTTGCATTTACCGCTGGATAATCTGCGCCAGCAAATTATGCAACACTTTGATCCCGCAATGATAATGAATGTTGCCAGCGGTTTTTTACTTAGTTTCTCTGGCGTGGTAACCAACGTTTTCGTACTGTTTCTCGTGGTGCTGTTTATGCTGCTAGAAGCCCCAACGGCAAAGCATAAATTTGCTGTGGCATTCAGCAAACCGAATCAAGTGGCACAGTACGAGGGCTACATTGACCGTATTCTAAAAGGTGTAATGGATTATCTCGGCGTGAAAACTCTCACCAGCCTTTTAACTGGCTTAGGCGTGTTTATTCTGCTGAAAATTTTTGATGTGCAATACGCCATTTTATGGGCAACGCTCAGTTTTCTGCTCAATTATGTCCCGAATATCGGCTCAATTATCGCCGCCATTCCTATTATCGTCCAAGCCTTATTGCTTAATGGCTTTTTCACCGGCATAGGCGTAACCATTGGGGTTATCAGCCTAAATATGATTATCGGCAACGTGCTTGAACCGCGAATGATGGGCAAAACCCTCGGGCTTTCCACCCTCGTGGTGTTCCTCTCTCTCTTATTTTGGGGCTGGTTGCTCGGCTCGGTGGGAATGTTCCTCTCCGTTCCTCTTACAATGGTACTCAAAATCGCCCTTGAAGCCAGCCCGGATACGGTGAAGTATGCCGCATTGCTTGGTGAAACGAAGTAATTTGATTAAATATTTTATAGGTGATCAATATGAATAATGCTAAGAAAGTTTTTAATGAAGGCTGGAAATTTTATAAAAAGGGTAATTTAGATGCTGCGATAGAGGCTTGGTCAAGTATAACTCGTGAGGATGATAGGGAATATTATGCAAAGAGTCGTTTGGGCTTAGGTCTTTTATATAAAAAAGCGGATGAGCAAGAAAAAGCCATAGAAGCTTGGTTAAGTATAACTCGTGAAGATAATAGGGAAATTTATGCAGGTAGTCG
This window contains:
- a CDS encoding lysophospholipid acyltransferase family protein, translating into MLAKLVDFLLCRFTSFISGVRPAKNIALLSADKPRLYYANHNSHGDFILFWVSLPYEVRKKTRPVAGADYWTKGKIRRFLAEKVFNMLLIERGGNDPKVVTEQISQALQENSLIIFPEGTRKTNDDLALQPFKSGLYYLAKANPNVDLVPVWISNTHNLLPKGFILPIPLLCDLYLGEPIHWQPQEDKTQFLARAEQALLNLNPKHQGA
- a CDS encoding AI-2E family transporter produces the protein MDKRLPISQLLMALSALVVILAGVKLAGEIVVPFLLSLFIAIICSPVVKFMTQRKVPHWLALTLLFLMILTVFFFLASLINSTAREFTQSIPQYRLLLSQRLNELATITQSLHLPLDNLRQQIMQHFDPAMIMNVASGFLLSFSGVVTNVFVLFLVVLFMLLEAPTAKHKFAVAFSKPNQVAQYEGYIDRILKGVMDYLGVKTLTSLLTGLGVFILLKIFDVQYAILWATLSFLLNYVPNIGSIIAAIPIIVQALLLNGFFTGIGVTIGVISLNMIIGNVLEPRMMGKTLGLSTLVVFLSLLFWGWLLGSVGMFLSVPLTMVLKIALEASPDTVKYAALLGETK
- a CDS encoding phosphatidate cytidylyltransferase — its product is MEMWNLFWGLICTLLLASGIGYALKWKVGFSTPHSMIDNLNARINAWWVMILIIFAAAYLGFYGVLGLFFIVSFMALREFLSLIEIRRGDHLALVACFYFILPLQYYFVAVDWFSMFSIFIPVYAFLFLPILSALLGDTAHFLDRSSKVQWAVMISVFCISHIPAILTLNIAGFEGKSLLLMIFLILIVQASDVLQYVWGKLFGKHKIAPTLSPSKTVEGFVGGVLSASALGGLLSWLTPFSAVQATLISLVICLMGFLGGLVMSAMKRSMGVKDWGNMISGHGGMLDRMDSLCFAAPIFFHIVRYYWI
- the lpxB gene encoding lipid-A-disaccharide synthase; protein product: MRNLFMEQAKVFPTIGIVAGEVSGDILGGGLMRSLKIRYPNARFIGIAGKQMLAEGCETLVDMEEIAVMGLAEVVKHLPRLLKIRRQVIDKMLQEKPDVFIGIDAPDFNLDIELKLKEQGIKTIHYVSPSVWAWRQNRIHKIARATNLVLAFLPFEKVFYDRFNVPCRFIGHTMADAIPLKPDRLAACQMLNIDPQQRYLAMLVGSRGSEVEFLAEPFLQTALLLKEQYPDVQFLVPLVNEKRRQQFERIKAKVAPDLPMILLDGQARQAMIAAQATLLASGTAALECMLCKSPTVVGYKMKPFTYFLAKRLVKTPYISLPNLLANEMLVPEMIQQDCTAEKLVEKLAPYFSTEESAVQNRHNLEQHFIDLHKMIQCDADKQAAEAVIELLQEEKQ
- a CDS encoding SLC13 family permease, which encodes MPSITNIPLASVVIFLAIAVLLFIHNKIRMDVIALLVMLAFCVSGILSVQEVFAGFSDPNIILIALLFIVGEALVRTGVAYQVSEWLMKAAKNSETRVLILVMLAVAGLGSFMSSVGIVAIFIPVVLVICRQMHISPRRLMMPLSMAGLISGMMTLIATAPNLVINAELIHLTKQRFDFFSFTPIGIVILLLGIVYMLVARRWLGQAENEQSEGVNRHSIQDLIEDYQLQARTKRFVVRTGSDFIGQPLEALHLRSNYALNVLAIERWKRFRPRFLADSLGKIEIREKDILLIDCADPELDINEFCQQHQLEPTELRPYHFEQQAKFMGMVEITPIPEGDYLGKTVAEIGFRSRFGLNVVGIKRNNEILTGSLIEQPLKIGDLLLVVGSWKLIQAMRNKTKAFFVLDYPAEIERAAPAQSQAPYAILSIVTMVALMVTGVVPNVVAALIACLMLAKFRCVDAKSAYASIHWSSLILIVGMMPFSTALQKTGGINLIVEFMINTVGGMGKHWILISLFTLTAVIGLFISNTATAILMAPIAITMAQHLQLSPLPFAMTVAIASSAAFMTPISSPVNTMVLGAGNYKFGDFVKIGVPFTLLVMLATVFLVPVFFPFK
- the rnhB gene encoding ribonuclease HII is translated as MSEFVYPDYELIAGVDEVGRGPLVGAVLTAAVILDPNNPIEGLTDSKKLSHKKRLALAEEIKQKAKAWALGRAEPEEIDELNILHATMLAMQRAVNQLKITPHFVLVDGNRIPPLPMPAQAVVKGDSLVAEISAASILAKVARDLEMEELDKRYPQYAFAQHKGYPTKLHLEKLAEHGPLPQHRRSFAPVRKLITE
- the mog gene encoding molybdopterin adenylyltransferase yields the protein MTALLKIGLVSVSDRASQGVYQDQGIPELQKWLEQALIDSFEVETRLIPDEQPIIEQTLCELVDVHHCHLVLTTGGTGPAKRDVTPDATLAVADREMPGFGEQMRQVSLHFVPTAILSRQVGVIRKNSLILNLPGQPKAIKETLEGVKDEQGNVLVKGIFSAVPYCLQLIDGIYIDTKPEVIASFRPKSARRES
- the glnB gene encoding nitrogen regulatory protein P-II, with product MKKIEAIIKPFKLDDVRETLSDIGITGMTVTEVRGFGRQKGHTELYRGAEYMVDFLPKVKMEIVIPDELVEQCIQAIMETAQTGKIGDGKIFVYDVERVIRIRTGEENEEAV